GGACGAGCCCCTGCTCGACCTTCGGGTAGCAGCCGACGCACTTCTGGGAGTTCATCTCGACGGGGTTGTAGATGGACTTCCCGTAGGGGCACGCGCGAACGCACTCCTGGAAGGACTGGCAGCTCTCCTCGTCGAGCAGGACGATGCCGTCCTCCTGGCGCTTGTAGATGGCCTGGACGGGACAGCCGCCGGCGCAGGCGGCGAACGTGCAGTGGTTGCAGACCCGCGGGAGGTAGAAGAACCACGTCGGGTGGTGGTCCTCCTCGATGTGGGTGTCGGACTCGACGGCCTCGCCGGCCGGTTCGTCCTCGCCGAGGTTGGGCTGGGCCCAGTCCTCGTCCTCGGGGATGTAGCCCTCGATCCCCTCGCTGTGCATGGTGTCGGGGTCGTCGTCCATCGCCATCGACTCCCAGTCGAAGTCGCGGACCTCGAAGATCGTGTCGCCGTCGTAGACGCCGTCGGAGCCCCACTCCTGGACTCCGAGTCGGTCCAAGATCTCCTGGTCCCACCCGAGCGGGTAGGAGCCGTAGGGCTTGGTCTCGACGTTGTTCCAGAACATGTGCTCCTGGCCCTCGTTGTTGGTCCAGGTCGTCTTACACGACAGCGAGCACGTCTGGCACGCGATACACTTGTTCAGGTCGAACACTGCCCCCCACTGTCGCTCCGGACGCGCTTCCGGGTAGGGGTACTCCATCTCGCGGCCGATCTGCCAGTTGTAGACTTCTGCCATTGTTGGTCACCTCGTAGTTAATCCGATTCGCTCGTGTAACCGCCCTTCAGGTACTGTTCCATCCGGTCGTCTTCCTGCGTCGGCCGGACGCCCTCATCGACTGGTCGCCAGTTGCCGCCGGGCTCGCCGTCCTCGTTCACGCCGCCGTCTTCGGCCTTCTCGATCTTGACGAACGACTCCTTGGGCGCGCCGTTGGCGGCGTGGACGTCGGGCTCGAAGCCGACGTCCATGTTCTGCCCGAGCATGTCCTTGCGGGGCATCGAGTCGGTCAGCCACGTCCGGCGCAGCCACGTCGAGGTCATCGACTGGTGGCCGCCGCTGCGGTACATCGACACGTAGTTCGTGTCCTCGGACTGGGCCTTGCCGTCGTCGCGCTCCTGCTGGGCCTCGTAGGACTTGTGGGACGTCTGGCTGACGTTCATCCAGCTGCGAGTGACCCCGCGCGGGAGGCTCGGCTGGAAGCGGACCCGCATCAGCGCGCGGGTGTACTCGGTCTCCTCGTCGTCGGGGTCGTAGCCCGGGAACGGCCGGTCGGACGGGTCGGCGTCGACCCACACGTAGTCGCCATCCTGTAAGTCCTCCTCGCGGGCGTCCTCTGGGTTCATCTCGACGTAGCCCTCGCCCACGAACGGCTTGCGCTGGTCGAAGGAGTCGCGCTCCGTCTTGCGACCCTGGTCGCCGAAGTTACTCCACCAGACCGCCATCTCCTCGAGGTCGGCGCCGAAGGTGTGGGTCCCGTGGCGGTACTTCGGCGTCATGTAGACGTAGTCGTAGCCCTCGTCGAGGTCGGTCAGCGGGTGGCTGGTATCGACCAGTTCCGACGGCGTCCGGACCTCGTTGCGGACCTGCCGATCGTTGGTGTCGCGGGCCTTCTCCTCGCTGTCCCAGTCGCG
The DNA window shown above is from Halopiger xanaduensis SH-6 and carries:
- a CDS encoding 4Fe-4S dicluster domain-containing protein, which gives rise to MAEVYNWQIGREMEYPYPEARPERQWGAVFDLNKCIACQTCSLSCKTTWTNNEGQEHMFWNNVETKPYGSYPLGWDQEILDRLGVQEWGSDGVYDGDTIFEVRDFDWESMAMDDDPDTMHSEGIEGYIPEDEDWAQPNLGEDEPAGEAVESDTHIEEDHHPTWFFYLPRVCNHCTFAACAGGCPVQAIYKRQEDGIVLLDEESCQSFQECVRACPYGKSIYNPVEMNSQKCVGCYPKVEQGLVPQCFENCLGKIRMHGWVNRPDQADPSAPVDYLVHEAEVALPLYPQLGLEPNVYYIPPINVPTDYLYQMFGPGVEEAQETYRKARRGDEEYRKLRGVIQLMGSTEWRIEEFEVTEEEAIGYDKDGHTVARVPMEEPRYERDRFDDQHDAYRLDIT